In Paraburkholderia flava, one genomic interval encodes:
- a CDS encoding porin, with product MKKSLLALAALGAFAGVAHAQSSVTLYGIIDEGFNINTNAGGKHLYNLSSGVLQGSRWGLRGTEDLGGGLKAVFVLENGFDVNTGKLGQGGLMFGRQAYVGLSSPYGTVTAGRQYDSVVDYVGPLEAGDQWGGYIAAHPGDLDNFNNAYRVDNAVKFTSANYGGLTFGGLYSFGGVAGSFSRNQTFSLGAGYNNGPLVLGVGYLNARNPSSATGLFGNNTTSTAASVTTPVYAGYASANTYQVIGAGGAYTFGAATIGATYSNIKFMNFTAGAFANQTATFNNAELNFKYQLTPALVLGAAYDFTKGSSISGGSAAKYHQFSLGSDYFLSKRTDVYLIGVFQHASGDTLTADGKVIEADAAINGLSPSSNRNQLTARVGIRHKF from the coding sequence ATGAAAAAGTCGCTTCTCGCGCTGGCAGCGCTGGGCGCGTTTGCTGGCGTCGCTCACGCACAAAGCAGCGTCACCCTGTACGGCATTATTGATGAAGGTTTCAACATCAACACGAATGCCGGTGGCAAGCACCTGTACAACCTGTCGAGCGGCGTGCTGCAAGGTAGCCGTTGGGGTCTGCGCGGTACGGAAGATCTCGGTGGCGGCCTGAAGGCTGTCTTCGTGCTGGAAAACGGTTTCGACGTGAACACCGGTAAGCTCGGTCAAGGCGGCCTGATGTTCGGTCGTCAGGCTTACGTCGGTCTGTCGAGCCCGTACGGCACGGTCACCGCCGGTCGTCAATACGACTCCGTGGTCGACTATGTCGGTCCGCTCGAAGCAGGCGACCAATGGGGTGGCTACATCGCCGCTCACCCGGGCGACCTCGACAACTTCAACAACGCGTATCGCGTGGACAACGCAGTCAAGTTCACGAGCGCGAACTACGGCGGCCTGACGTTCGGCGGTCTGTATAGCTTCGGCGGCGTTGCCGGCAGCTTCAGCCGCAATCAGACGTTCTCGCTCGGCGCTGGCTACAACAACGGTCCCCTCGTGTTGGGCGTTGGCTACTTGAACGCGCGTAACCCGTCGTCGGCAACCGGTCTGTTCGGCAACAACACGACGTCGACCGCGGCTAGCGTTACGACGCCGGTCTACGCCGGCTACGCTTCGGCCAACACGTACCAGGTCATCGGTGCCGGCGGTGCGTACACGTTTGGTGCTGCGACGATCGGCGCGACGTACTCGAACATCAAGTTCATGAACTTCACGGCCGGCGCGTTCGCGAACCAGACCGCTACGTTCAACAACGCAGAACTGAACTTCAAGTATCAGCTGACCCCGGCTCTCGTGCTCGGCGCTGCTTATGACTTCACGAAGGGCAGCTCGATCTCCGGTGGCTCCGCAGCGAAGTACCACCAGTTTTCGTTGGGCTCGGACTACTTCCTGTCGAAGCGCACGGACGTCTACCTGATCGGTGTCTTTCAGCACGCATCTGGCGACACGCTCACGGCGGACGGCAAGGTCATCGAAGCGGACGCTGCGATCAATGGCCTGTCCCCGTCGTCGAACCGGAACCAGCTGACGGCTCGTGTCGGTATCCGCCACAAGTTCTAA
- the coq7 gene encoding 2-polyprenyl-3-methyl-6-methoxy-1,4-benzoquinone monooxygenase, which produces MLLDEWISEFDRGLRSMTGVSRMTRPMPVAPESSEPAVEMSPAERSHAAALMRVNHVGEVCAQALYQAQKLATRSSTLKNAFDHAAREEEDHLAWTARRLEALESRPSLLNPLWYTGALAIGLVAGRFGDRVSLGFMAETERQVEQHLNSHLDALPDADRESRAVVEQMRADEAAHGKAAVDAGGVELPFPARALMRAASKVMTRTAYYV; this is translated from the coding sequence ATGTTGCTGGACGAATGGATTAGCGAGTTCGATCGGGGTTTACGCTCAATGACCGGGGTCTCCCGAATGACCCGTCCGATGCCTGTCGCACCGGAATCATCTGAGCCCGCAGTGGAAATGTCGCCTGCCGAGCGCTCGCATGCCGCGGCGCTGATGCGCGTCAATCACGTCGGCGAGGTGTGCGCGCAGGCGTTGTATCAGGCGCAGAAACTGGCCACGCGTTCGTCGACGCTAAAGAACGCATTCGATCACGCCGCGCGCGAAGAAGAAGATCACCTCGCGTGGACCGCGCGACGACTCGAAGCGCTCGAGTCGCGTCCGAGTCTGCTCAATCCGCTGTGGTACACGGGCGCCCTGGCGATCGGTCTGGTTGCCGGCCGGTTCGGCGACCGAGTGAGTCTCGGTTTCATGGCGGAAACCGAACGCCAGGTCGAGCAGCATCTGAACAGCCATCTCGATGCGTTGCCCGATGCCGATCGCGAATCGCGTGCGGTCGTCGAGCAGATGCGCGCCGACGAAGCCGCGCACGGCAAGGCGGCCGTCGATGCGGGCGGCGTCGAGCTGCCGTTTCCGGCGCGCGCACTGATGCGCGCGGCGTCGAAGGTGATGACGCGCACCGCGTACTACGTGTGA
- the mraZ gene encoding division/cell wall cluster transcriptional repressor MraZ: MFQGASALTLDAKGRLSVPSRYRDALQGQAEGRVTITKHPDGCLLLFPRPEWEVFRTKIAALPMDAHWWRRIFLGNASDVDLDGAGRVLVSPELRLAAALEKEVMLLGMGSHFELWDAQTYAAKEQAAMSQGMPDALKNFTF, from the coding sequence GTGTTCCAAGGGGCGTCGGCGCTGACGCTCGATGCGAAAGGGCGGTTGTCGGTTCCCTCTCGCTATCGGGATGCGCTGCAAGGACAGGCAGAAGGACGGGTGACGATTACCAAGCACCCGGACGGCTGCCTGTTGCTGTTTCCGCGCCCGGAATGGGAAGTTTTCCGTACCAAGATCGCCGCGTTGCCGATGGACGCCCACTGGTGGCGCCGGATTTTTCTCGGCAATGCATCGGATGTCGATCTCGACGGCGCAGGTCGTGTGCTCGTGTCGCCGGAATTGCGGCTGGCTGCCGCGCTTGAAAAGGAAGTGATGTTGCTCGGCATGGGTAGTCACTTCGAGTTGTGGGATGCGCAGACTTACGCCGCCAAGGAGCAGGCGGCGATGTCGCAGGGCATGCCCGATGCGCTGAAGAATTTCACGTTCTGA
- the rsmH gene encoding 16S rRNA (cytosine(1402)-N(4))-methyltransferase RsmH, with protein MGNELQHRTVLLDEAVDALLMRADGVYVDGTFGRGGHSRAVLARLGEGGRLIAFDKDPLAIATAQQIADPRFEIVHESFASLRDAVESRGVGRVSGVLLDLGVSSPQIDDPERGFSFRADGPLDMRMDPTRGESAADFLARATVQELTEVIRDYGEERFAFQIAKALVARRAESDRLGPLVSTGQLAEIVGHVVKTREKGKDPATRTFQAIRIHVNQELAELQVVLEAALSLLEQGGRLVVISFHSLEDRIVKRFMQAHASAPAVDRRLPIRAADLPSPPLKLRGRLFASDAEVAANPRARSAVMRVAERIAP; from the coding sequence ATGGGAAACGAGTTGCAGCATCGCACGGTGCTGCTGGACGAAGCGGTCGATGCGTTGCTGATGCGCGCGGATGGCGTCTATGTGGACGGTACGTTCGGTCGCGGCGGCCATAGTCGCGCGGTGCTGGCCAGGCTGGGAGAGGGCGGTCGTCTGATCGCTTTCGATAAAGACCCGCTCGCCATCGCTACCGCGCAGCAGATTGCCGATCCGCGTTTCGAGATCGTGCACGAGAGTTTTGCATCACTGCGCGACGCGGTTGAGTCGCGCGGCGTAGGGCGTGTGTCGGGAGTGTTGCTGGATCTGGGCGTGTCGTCGCCGCAAATCGACGACCCGGAGCGGGGTTTCAGTTTCCGCGCCGACGGCCCGCTCGACATGCGAATGGACCCGACGCGCGGCGAGTCTGCAGCTGACTTTCTCGCGCGGGCCACAGTGCAGGAACTGACGGAGGTAATACGAGATTATGGGGAAGAACGGTTTGCTTTTCAGATTGCAAAGGCGCTTGTTGCTCGCCGGGCAGAGTCCGACCGTCTTGGGCCTCTCGTCAGTACGGGCCAGCTTGCCGAAATCGTGGGTCATGTCGTCAAAACCCGCGAGAAGGGTAAGGATCCGGCAACCCGCACCTTTCAGGCTATACGGATTCACGTCAATCAAGAGCTTGCGGAGCTGCAAGTCGTTTTAGAAGCTGCATTGTCGTTGCTGGAGCAAGGGGGGCGGCTGGTGGTAATCAGCTTTCATTCGCTCGAAGACCGGATCGTCAAACGATTCATGCAGGCGCACGCGAGTGCGCCTGCGGTCGACCGCCGCCTGCCGATCCGTGCCGCCGATCTGCCGAGTCCGCCGCTCAAGCTGCGCGGCCGCCTGTTCGCGAGCGACGCCGAAGTCGCCGCCAACCCGCGCGCCCGTTCCGCTGTGATGCGTGTCGCGGAGCGGATCGCACCATGA
- the ftsL gene encoding cell division protein FtsL — MNRLNIFLLIVVMGCALSVVNATNQQRQIFIQLQRAQSQERQLQQDYSQLQYQQSALSKTSRIEQLATTSLKMQPVTTGRTQYLTLDPGAVKAEDAPIPTSDPASTPTTTRRGGAQ; from the coding sequence ATGAACCGTCTCAACATCTTCCTGCTGATTGTCGTGATGGGTTGCGCATTGTCGGTTGTCAACGCCACGAATCAGCAGCGGCAGATCTTCATCCAGTTGCAGCGCGCCCAATCGCAGGAGCGCCAGCTGCAGCAGGACTACTCGCAGCTTCAATATCAGCAGAGCGCGCTGTCGAAGACGTCGCGGATCGAACAGCTCGCCACGACGTCGCTGAAAATGCAGCCCGTCACGACCGGCCGCACGCAATATCTGACGCTCGATCCCGGCGCTGTCAAAGCCGAGGACGCACCGATCCCGACCTCCGACCCGGCTTCTACGCCCACCACGACCCGTCGCGGAGGCGCGCAATGA